In Luteimonas viscosa, the genomic window CGTCGGGATCGATGCTGCGCCACTGCCCGCCGATGAACGCCTGGCCCTGACCGTTGCGGTTCCAGTGCACGAAATCGTCGCCCGACACGTAGAAGCCTGCCTGTCTGCTGCCATTCGCCTGCGGTTGCGGGCTGCCTTCGGCCAGCGCTGCGCCCCGATCGAGCGCTGCGATGAACCGGCGCGAAGCCTCCGGCGTGAGGAACAGGGACCGCACTGTGTCGTACTCGAAGCCGAGTTCAGGACTCGCGGCATCCGATCGGTGTGCGGCGACCGGCCCGACGAGTGGATCGGCGGATACACTGGCCCATGCCCTCGCCAAGGGGTTGTCCGCATCGGCACCGCGCAGCGCATTGAGTACACCGATGCCACGCAACGTATTGTCCGCACCGCTCTGCAGATAATCCGGATTGCCATTGGGCTGGTTGGGCAGCAAGCCGTCGATGGCCGTCTTCACCGCGTCGGACGATGTCAGCGTTCCCGCTTCCACACGGTCCAGCAATCCCGGCCAGCGGGCACGGCCGGCCTGGTTCTGCAGCTTCATGAACATGCCCGCCAGTTCCGCCTGCTCATCGCCGGTGGCATTGCGATACAGGTCCGTGCGTCGCAGGCGTTCCAGCGCCGTGTCCCGGTTGCCCACGACGCCATCCATCGCGGTCACGCCATCGACGTGCGCGGTGTCCAGGCCATGCACGAACGTCCGCCCATCGTCGGAGGCCAGGAACCGGTTGATGACCGAGCGGTCGATGTCCACGGCGTCGTCGGCGCGCATCTGGCGCCCGGTGCGTTGCAGGGATGCCAGCACGGCGGCGCAATCGTCCTGCGAAAGCTCGAGTGCGGCCCGATCCGGCTGCGTCGCCGCCCAGGCCTGGTAGCGCTCCAGCAGATCGCGGGCCACTGCCGGGTGCTGTCCCAGGTCGACCTGCATCGTGCCGAACGAGTAGCCGCTGTTGGCCACGGGCTCCATGCGGCCGCCTGCCCCGACATTGCCGGCGAAGCTCAAGCGGTAGGCCACGTCACGGCCTGCGATGCTGCCTTCAGAGGTCACGCCCACGGCGAAGTAGGCGGCCGCCCGCAACTCGTTCTCGGTCAGGGGATTCGGGTTCGTCATGATCCATCTCCCTCCGGGTCATCCGTTACGGAGCGTTCGACAGACAGTCCTGCACCCAGGGCTCCGCCTGCAATGCTTTCCACTCGCCTTGCAAGTTGGGCGCGGCCTGATACTCGGCGAAACATGTGCCGTCCGCACCTGTCAGATCGCCGAGCTTGCCGTCGCAGAGCAGCAGCGGCTTGTCGATGCTTTGCCAGCCGTCGCTGCATTCGGTGTCGGTCTCGGCACCCGGACGCCCGCACACGCGCGTGCGTTGCGCTTCCGTCGAGGATGTCGCGCGCGCCACGACCCTGCCCTCGTACGCTTGTCCGGATGCGAGGTAAGACCAGGTCCCGCAGATGCGGTCGCCACGCTGTACCAGCAGGTAGCGACTGCATTCCTCCGGTGAAGGCGCGCCCTCGCACGACTGCCAGGCGCCTGCGAAGGGTCCAGCAGACGACGCGTCCACGGGCTCGTGCTGCACTGGCGGCGCCGAAGTGCGCTCGTCCACAGCCGACGGCGTCATCCCTCCACCATCATGCCCGGTGCCCGCCCCGGCGCACGCCGCAAGCCCCAGCCACGCCACCAGTCCTAGTGCACGCATCCAGAATCCCTCCTGATGAGCGTTCTACCCTAATGAAGGGGTAAGAGGTAATCAAGGCGACGTGAGCGTCTCGGAGCCAGGCGGGTCGGTTTACTTCCAGTAGGCGGCCTGTGGTCCACCATCGGATGACACCCGACCTGCATCAGGCGGATCCAACGACGCAGTACCTGGAGACGTGGCAGATCAGCAACATGGAACACATGGACACGACCAACTATCAATGGCTGCATCGCGAGGGCGAGACCCCGATCAAGGGCTGGGTCCGCGGCGTGCCGCTGGAAGACAAGGCCCACGCGCAGCTGCGCAACATCGCCAGCCTGCCCTTCGTCGGGCCGTGGGTGGCGGTGATGCCGGACGTGCACCTCGGCATCGGCGCCACGGTGGGCTCGGTGGTGCCGACCCAGGGCGCGATCATTCCCGCCGCGGTGGGCGTGGACATCGGCTGCGGCATGGCCGCGGTGCGCACCACGCTCGGCGCCGGCGACCTGCCCGATTCGCTGGCGCGGCTGCGCTCGGCGATCGAGCGCGCGATCCCGGTCGGCAACGGCCCCGGTGGCGAGCATCGCAGGACGCCCGACAGCGTCGAGACGGCGCTCGCGAACTCCGGCCTGTGGCAGCGGCTCGAGCGCATCAAGACGAAGCACCCGAAGATCCGGCTCGACAAGGTGGAGAAGCAGCTGGGTACGCTCGGCGGCGGCAACCACTTCATCGAGGTGTGCCTGGACGAGGGCGAGTCGGTGTGGGTGATGCTGCACTCGGGTTCGCGCGGCACCGGCAACCTGATCGGCAGCTATTTCATCCAGCGCGCGCGCGAGGAGCTGGGCAAGCGCGTGCTCGGCTTCCACGTGCCGGACCAGGACCTGGCCTTCTTCATGGAAGGCGAGCCGCTGTTCGACGACTACGTCGAGGCCGTGGGCTGGGCGCAGGACTACGCCCGCGCCAACCGCGAGGCGATGATGCAGCGGGTACTGCACGCCATGCGCGCGGAACTGCCGAAGTTCAAGCTGCAGGCGATGGCGGTGAACTGCCACCACAACTACGTGCAGAAGGAAACGCACGCCGGGCGCGAAGTGCTGGTGACACGCAAGGGCGCGGTGCGCGCGGGCAGGGACGAGCTCGGCATCATCCCCGGC contains:
- a CDS encoding RtcB family protein; this encodes MDTTNYQWLHREGETPIKGWVRGVPLEDKAHAQLRNIASLPFVGPWVAVMPDVHLGIGATVGSVVPTQGAIIPAAVGVDIGCGMAAVRTTLGAGDLPDSLARLRSAIERAIPVGNGPGGEHRRTPDSVETALANSGLWQRLERIKTKHPKIRLDKVEKQLGTLGGGNHFIEVCLDEGESVWVMLHSGSRGTGNLIGSYFIQRAREELGKRVLGFHVPDQDLAFFMEGEPLFDDYVEAVGWAQDYARANREAMMQRVLHAMRAELPKFKLQAMAVNCHHNYVQKETHAGREVLVTRKGAVRAGRDELGIIPGSMGAKSFIVRGLGNDDSFHSCSHGAGRVMSRTAARNSITLKQHREATAHVECRKDQAVIDESPAAYKDIDAVMAAQSDLVEVVHTLRQVVCVKG